The genomic region TAAACCGACGAAGAACATGAATAACCAAATTGGCGTTTGTAAATTCATCAACATATAACCGACTTGGCTAATTGAGATTAAAATCAAGCCGACAAAAGTTAATAGCTCTGGGCCAATTTTATCTGAAATACTACCAGCAATCGGTGCTACAACCACTTGCACAATTGGGAAAATCATTAAACTATAACCGGCCAAATTAGGCGCTAAACCCAATGCATTTTCCAAATAGAATGGTGAAATGACGTTGAAGAAGAAATTAACGATAAAAATTAAGAATGCACATAATAAACTCAAGCTAAAATCAACATTTTTGAATAATCTAAATGATAATAAGGGCTGTTCAACATGTTGTTCGATCCAAACAAAAATCCCGGCACTGATCAAGGCTACCACAAAAGCCGTTAAAATGATTGGTGATGTAAAGCCAATTTGTTGGCCGATAAAAATGCCAAGGAACAAGCTGACAATCAAAGCCGCAAAACTGACAAATCCGGCATAATCAATTTTTTCATGCGTTTTAATAATATCTTTTGGTAAAATAAAATGCCCAAAAATAATTGTTAAAATACCAATTGGCACGTTAATCCAGAAAATATAGCCCCAACTAAAGTGCGCGAGGATTAAACCACCAATCCCGGGACCCGCGATACTGCCTAAAGCCACAAATGAACCGGTTAACCCTAATGCTCGGCCCCGTTCTTTTAATGGGAAAACTTCGGTGATAATCCCATTATTATTGCTCATTGTCATTGAAGCTCCTAGCGCTTGAACGACCCGCGCACCAAGTAGCAATGGTAGGCCACCGTTAAACCCACATAGTAATGAGCCCAATACGAAAAGAAGAGTCCCAATCTTGAAAACTTTAACTTTCCCGAAGGCATCGCCAACTTTACCAAATAATAGCAGTAGTGCACAAATCATAATCAGATAAATCGAGACGATCCATTCTGATTGATTCATCGGAATTTTCAAATCCCGACTCATGACAGGTAACGCAATATTGACGATACTCCCATCGAGGGTGGCCATGAAGGTAAAAAGCCCCACCGCCGTTAATATCCGCCAACGATTCTTTTGAACCTGCGGATTATCTGCATAACTTAACGCCATCTGTAAGTCACTTTCTTTCTTTTCAATTTATTTAATAATAAGTATACCCTTCTTTCAGAAAATTAAATATAAAAAATCACCCCCAAACGCTCGAAAAGAGGGTTGGGGGTGATTTTTAACGTGCTCTTCAAACCATGTTCCTGCGTTTAGCTACACAAGTCAAACGATTGCTTGCAGCAATCATTCGCCTTGCTATGCTAGTCCTCAGAACATACCCGGTTTGAACGCACTCATTTATTTTAACATGCTTCTCGAGTAGCCTTTTCCGGTTAACTACCAAAAGAGTATTATGGTAAAAAATACCATAATATTCTTTTTACGTTAATCCTCAAAGCCTAACCAACTCGAGTCATCACTCACTTTATTTAACGTGCTTTTCAAGCTAACTTTCTGCGCTTAGCGCTGTGAATCAAATCATCGACTATGTCGCTAATTCGCTTCCTTGTGTTAATGCTCAAAAGTTGACCAAGCCTGAACGCACTTATTTTACTCTTGCCAAGAAGTATTTTTTCTTGCCTCGACGGACAATGACAAATTTACCTTCGAAGTTTTCGCTTGGGTCAATTTCAAGTGTTGTTTCGCGGAGACGGTCACCGTTAATTGTGATGGCCCCATTTTGCACATCTTCACGTGCTTGCCGTTTTGATGATTCAATTCCAGCATCCACTAAGAAATCAACGATGTTTTTCTTTTCAGCTGTGATTTCAACTGTTGGTGCTTTTTGGAAGGCTTGTTCTGCTTCTTTGACATCTAAGGCTTTGATATCACCTGAGAAAAGTACTTCCGTAATCTTTTGAGCACCTTCTAATTCAGCTTGGCCGTGAACAAAACGTGTCACTTCTTCAGCTAAACGACGTTGTGCTTCACGTTTTTCAGGGGCTGTTTCAACTGTTTTAGCGAGTTCGTTAATTTCAGCTTCATCTAAGAAAGTGAAGTATTTCAAGTATTTAACAACATCCCGGTCATCTTGGTTTAACCAGAATTGGTAGAATTCATATGGGGTTGTCTTTTCAGGATCTAACCAGATGGCACCGCCAGCTGTCTTACCAAACTTCGTCCCGTCAGCCTTGAGCATCAATGGAATTGTTAAGCCGTAGACTTCTGTTTCGCTACCTTCAATTTTATGAATCATATCGATCCCTGAAGTAATATTACCCCATTGATCAGCACCACCGATTTGTAGTTGCACATCGTGTGCTTTGTAAAGGTGCATGAAATCGACTGATTGTAAGATTTGGTATGTGAATTCAGTAAATGAAATCCCAACATCTAAACGACTAGCAACCACGTCTTTAGCCAACATTGTGTTGATGTTGAATAACTTACCGTAATCACGTAAGAAATCTAACAATGAAATTTTTGATAACCAGTCGTAGTTGTTAACCATTGAAACATTGGCATCTTCGCCGAATAAACGTTTCATTTGGCCAGATAAAGCTTCAACGTTGTGTTGGACCATTTCCATTGTTTGGAGTTGACGTTCTGATTTACGACCACTTGGATCGCCGATTGAACCTGTTCCCCCACCGATAACGATATATGGATGATGTCCAGCTAATTGGAAACGTTTCATCATCATGAAGGGAATTAAATGCCCGATATGCATACTATCGCCAGTAGGATCAACCCCACAGTATAATGAGATACTCTTCTTTTCAGTTAATTCACGTAAACCGTCAGCATCTGTTTGTTGGTTAATTGCGTCGCGCCATGTTAATTCATCAATAATATTCTTTTGCATTTGAAACCCTCCTAATATAATAAAAAAAGTCCCTATAATCCTCGTGAGAAGATTATAGGGACGACTTAAAGTTTAAGTTCGCGGTACCACCCGAATTATGCTAGTTGCCTAGCATCACTCATTGATTGGTACGTCAATCACACGTCTGACCACTTAGCGTATTGTAATTCGATTCTAAGCATATACTGGTTTCCAGCAATCCCAGCTCTCTGATATAGTGGCTTATTCTCTACTCATTACGCGGTCATTGATATTTAACTATGGTTATACGTTAATCGATTTAACCCTGCTTGTCAATCTAATTATCATCAATCTATTAAAAAGAAGGTCCACAGACTAATCAGTCCGGCACCTTCTTCAAAGTATCATTAATCTTTTTTAAGATTATAGTTTTTTAACGTTAGCAGCTTGTGCGCCACGTGTACCTTCAACGATGTCGAATTCTACGGCTTGGCCTTCTTCTAATGATTTGAAGCCTTCGTCTTGGATAGCACTGAAATGTACGAAGATATCGTCTTGGCCTTCAACTGAGATAAAACCAAAACCTTTTTCATTGTTAAACCATTTTACTGTTCCTTTTTCCATGATGTTACTCCTTTAAAATACACTATATTATCTAGCCAACCGTATTGGTCTTCTAAACAAGTTCATTATACGTGATTTTGTAACCGCATGCAATCAGAAACTCTGATTAATTTAACTTGTAACATGTTTGCCGATGGTACTGTTCATTGGCCTTTAAAATAACATTGCCAAAGTCCGCATGATGAATCGCATCCGGCATCATTTGGGCTTCAATTGCGACCGCTTCGTGCGGTTGAATCGCTTTATCAGTCAAGTTTGGTTCGCTCCCGAAACCGTTGGCAGTGTAGATGACAATTGCATTACCTTCCGTATTAATCGTTAGCGAGCGACCACTAGTTGGTTCGGTTAAAACCGCATCATTTCGATCAGCATTTTTATTTAATAAGAATGGGTGATCGTAGCCATTTACCAATTTATTTTGTGTTTCTTGACTAGCAAAAGCATCAGCGATTGCACGTGGTTGCCGTAAATCGAAAACAGTTTGATCAACTGGCAATAATTGCCCGGTTGGTAGACCATCTGGTTGAATTTCGCCGAAACGATCACTGTCGATTTGCAATTGATGACCGTCAACTAATTGATCGAAGTCCCCGGTTAAGTTTAAATAAACGTGACAAGTTGGGTTGAAAAGCGTTGTTTGGTCGGATGTTGCTTGATAATCAACCAACCATTCATTTTTTTCATTCAAGGTATAAGTCGTCGCAACTGATAAGTTCCCTGGGAAGCCATTGGCACCGTCAGGACTTGTTAATTTAAAAGTAACGCTAATTGCGTCGGCTTGTTCTTCAACGCTTGCTTGCCAAACTTGAGATTCAAAGCTATTAGGACCACCATGATTGGTGTTTTCGCCGTTATTAAGTGGTAATTGATAATCGTGGCCGTCTAATGTGAAGGCCCCTTTACCAATTCGACCGGCTACCCGGCCAACAGTCGCGCCAAAGTAAGCTTCTTGTTTGAGATAATCCGCTAAATTATCGTAACCGATTACCACATTTTTAAATTGTCCCGCCTTATCGGGCATCACTAAATTCGTGATGGTTGCCCCATAATCGATAACTGCTAATTGATAGCCCTGACTATTTTCTAACCAATGTTGCCAAACAGTCTGACCATTAATCGTCCCAAATTCCTGACGCCAATATTTCATGACTTGACCTCCAATTGATTTTTAACGGGTTGTCAGCAACACTTTTTAGGCATTGTTGACACGCTCTGTAAATTTGATAAATGCTGCTTGTCCTTTTGTATCGCGCTTGAAGACACCCGCATCTTCTAAAACACGCATGAAGACTTTACCGACTTCATTTTGAACCAATGTTGTAACATTGGCTGGTGTGATTGCTAAATGATCAGCCTTGATTTGGTCAGCCCATGTTTTGTGATAAGCGGCCATTTCATTTGGTTGATCACAGAGGTATTTTTCAACTTCTGCCATTTCAGACTTCAAACGTGGTGGTAGAATCGCTAAGCCCATGACTTCGATTAAACCAATATTTTCTTTTTTAATATGTTGAACATCTGCGTGTGGATGATAAATACCATCTGGATGTTCTGGCGATGTTTGATTGTCACGTAAGACCAAATCAATTTCATATTGATCCCCACGCATTCTCGCAATCGGTGTGATGGTGTGATGCAGTGTCCCGTCTGCTTCTTGCGCTAAGACTTGGACTTCTGGATCACTGTAGTGTTGCCACTTAGTCAGAATGTCAGCAGCAAGTGTTTCAATGCGCTTAGCATCACTACCCGTCAAGCGAATAACCGACATTGGCCATTCAACAATTCCGGCTTGAATATCATCATAACCCGCAAATTGAAGTGGTGTGCTGATTGGTGCTTTGGCCATTGGAAAATCATGCCGGCCGCCTTGATAATGTTCATGCGTTAAAATTGAGCCCCCTACGATAGGCAAATCAGCATTACTCCCGGCAAAGTAGCCAGGGAACTGCTTAACAATTTGTAGTAGGTTTTTAAACGTGGTTTGATCAATCACCATTGGTTCGTGTTTGCCATCCAAGAAGATTGAATGTTCATTGAAATAAGCATATGGCGAATACTGGAAGCCCCATGTTTGTTGTTCTAAATCAAAGCGCACAATGCGATGATTACGCCGCGCTGGGAAATCCAACCGACCCGCATACCCTTCATTTTCTAAACAAAGTTGGCATTTAGGATAACCCGTTTGTTTCATCGTTTTAGCTAACGCAATTTGTTTAGGATCTTTTTCAGGTTTTGAGAGGTTAATCGTAATTTCTAAATCGCCATATTTAGTGGGTACATCATAAGCGATATTCTTCGCGATTGCAGCAACCTTGATATAATCGTTGGCTTGGCTTAATTCGTAGAAATAAGCTAGCGCCTTTTCTGGGTCCTTTTCGTATAACGTCCAAAAACGTTTGTTAACGGCACTTGGCAATGGTGTCACCAAATCCATCAACTTAGCGCCCAAAATATCGCGTTCAGCCGCTAAATCTTGAATACGCTGATGGTCAACTGCCAATTGGACCAATGCTTCTTTCAAGTCAATCAAAGTTGTCGTCTCTTGTGCAACAACTGGTGTCTCATCACCTTCGCCAACTAAGTCGAGGACAACGTTAAATAAATATTGTTCATCTTCAGCCGTATAAGTTGTTTCTGGAAAAGTGCTGACTTTTGTAATAAACTTTTGAATCAATTCTCTTGCTTGCATATTCTTTCCTCTACCGATCTGCATAACCATTAGGATGGTTTAAGTGCCAATTCCATGCGGTTTCAATAATTGCTTCCATATTGTCATATTTAGGGGCCCAGCCAAGCGTTTCACGTGCTTTGTCACTTGCGGCAATCAATGTACTTGGATCACCGGCACGACGAGGGGCCATCGTCACAGGAATTGCCTTGCCAGTCACTTTACGAGCAGCTTCGACAATTTCCATATTTGAAAAGCCAGTTGATGAGCCCAAGTTAAAGGCGTTGCTATCATGGCCGTCTTTGAGATATTCAAAGGCCAAGATGTGCGCGTCCGCTAAATCTAAAACGTGCACGTAATCGCGGACGTTTGTGCCATCTGGCGTATCGTAGTCGTCACCAAAGATTGATAATTGATCACGTTTACCAGCAGCGACTTGCAACACGATTGGTAACAAGTGCGTTTCTGGATGATGATCTTCACCAATTGAACCATCTGATTTGGCACCGACCACGTTGAAATAGCGTAAGGCGACAAACTTGATGCCATAAGCTTTATCGGCCCACTTCATCATTGTTTCCATCATCAACTTACTTTCACCGTAAGGATTAGTTGGCACTTGTGGGTCGGATTCCTTAATTGGAATTGCCTTAGGTTCCCCATAAGTCGCCGCCGTTGATGAAAAGACGATCCGTTTAACGCCGAATTCGTTCATCACTTCAAGTAACGCCGTCATCCCATAAGTATTGTTGTCAAAATATTTTAATGGCGATTGCATTGATTCTGGCACGATTGAAAAGGCAGCAAAGTGAATGACACCACTAACGTCTTCTTGTTGGAAAACGTTGCGCATAAATTCTTTATCGCGTACGTCACCCTTATAAAAACGGGCATTGGCGTTAATCGCTGCCTTATGTCCCGTAACTAAATTATCGACAACTGCGACGTCATAACCGCGTTCAATTAATTGATCAACTGTATGGGAACCGATATAACCGGCACCGCCTAATACTAGAATTGACATATTGAAACCCCTCCTAATTTAATGATTAACCTAACTTCTTAGCACCGTCAGCGATTTCTGCGACATAGAAGCTTGGGGCATAACCAATTTTATCTGTATAAGCTTTAGCAACATTTTCTTCAAAGTTTTCAACTTGGTCTTTTGCAACAATCGCGATGGCACAACCGCCAAAGCCAGCACCAGTCATCCGAGCACCTAAGACGCCAGGTTGTTGCCAAGCTGATTGAACTAATGTATCTAATTCAATCCCTGTTACTTCATAATCAAATTGTAATGACACGTGTGATGCGTTCACTAACTTACCGAAGCGTTCAAGGTCATTGTTCTTGAGGGCTTCTCTAGCCTTCATTGTCCGTTGGTTTTCAGATACAGCATGGCGAGCACGTTTTAATAGGTTTTCGTCTTGTAACATGTATGTTTGTAGATCAAATGTTTCGTTATCTAAATCACCTAATGAGTTGATATCATTCTTAGTTTGTAAAATCGCTAATGCTTTTTCACATTCACTACGACGTTCGTTATATTTAGAATCAGCTAATTCACGACGTTTGTTAGTGTTCATGATGATGATCACGTTGTCTTGTAAGTCGATTGGGACCAAATCATAATCCAAGGTGTTGGTATCAAGTAAAATAGCGTGGTTAGCCTTGCTCATCCCAACTGCGAATTGATCCATGATACCTGAGTTAACACCGATAAATTTATTTTCAACCATCATCCCTGTTTTAACAAGGTCCACACGGTCGATATCTAAGTTGAATTGGTCTTCTAAAATAACACCCATTAATAATTCGATTGAAGCTGACGATGATAAACCAGCACCATTGGGAATATTACCTTTTAAATAAATATCCAAACCATGATCGATTGTATAACCTTGTTCTTGTAAGTAAACAATCATGCCTTTAGGATAGTTGGCCCAGTTGTGTGCTTTTTGATATGATAAATCGCTAAGGTCAAATGAAATGACACCGGCATCTTCGAAGTTGCCTGATAAAAGATTGATTGTTTGGTCTTCACGTTTAGCAACGACTGCGTATGTCCCTAATGTGATTGCTGTTGGGAAAACGTGTCCGCCGTTATAATCTGTATGTTCACCAATTAAGTTGATCCGACCAGGGGCAAAGTAACTTGCTTCAGGTTCCTTGTTGTAGGCTGCTTTAAATGCGGTATTCAATTCTGTCATGTTCATAGTAAATTCCTCCTTTATTAATCGCTTTCATTTTACTAAACATTTACTAAAAAATCAAACTATTTTTTTAACGCGCGCATTATTTTCGGGTAGTATGCTAAACTAGATAGTAGTAAACACTGAATTGAGAGGTGCACCTTGGCAACTATTAAAGATATCGCACAATTAGCTAAAGTTTCAAACGCAACTGTCTCCCGGGTTTTAAATTACGATCAGTCCCTTTCTGTGAGTGATGAAACCCGCCAACGCATTTTTGAAGCTGCTGAAAGCCTTAGCTACACTAAAAATACTAAAAAAATAATAACCATCGGGGCCGCATCGCCATTGTCGAATGGTATACCGCTACAGAAGAATTGGAAGACCTCTACTACCTATCAATTCGCCTGGGCGTTGAAAAGAAGCTGCAAGAACTCGGTTTTGAAGTCACTCGTTTTTTTCAAAACGATCCTTTCGATACCCTTTTTGATGCCGCGGGTGTCATTGTCATCGGTAAATACAGCTTGGGTCAGATTACCCGTTTAAAGAAATTAAACCGCAATCTCGTCTTTATTGATATGAATACCTTAGACTACGAGATTAGTTGTGTCATGACCGATTTCAAAACACCGGTCAAAGCAGTTGTCGATCATTTTATGGCGAGTGGTTTAACGAAAATCGGGATGTTAACAGGCCAAGAAGGCACGTCCGACAATGTTAAATTGGGCACCGACCCCCGCTCAACCCACTTCAAACATTATCTTAAAAAGCAAAACAACTTCCATCCCGAATGGCTACTTACCGGCGATTTCACACCGGAATCTGGTTACCAGCTCATTACACAGTTACTTCATGAACAGGCCGATAACTTACCAGAAGCACTCTTCATCGCTAACGACGCCATGGCGGTTGGCGCACTGCGCGCCCTTCACGAAGCAGCCATCAAAGTGCCTGAGCAACTCAGTTTGATTAGCTTTAATGACACGTCAATCTGCCAATACACGTTCCCAACACTCAGCTCGGTCAAGGTCTACACCGAACGAATGGGCCAATCAGCAGCTGAATTATTAATTAAGCAACTCGACGCGGAACAAGTCATTCCACAAGTCATTACGATTGGGACGTCACTAACATTGCGTAATAGTTCAAAATAATGAGTATGGGGCTGGGACAAAAGTAAATTTTGTCCCAGCCCTTTTTTACCATATCTTATTCCCATTCCACGGTATAATAGTAAAATCAGATAATGTTAGGAGTCACTATTTTGAAAACGAAAAAAATGCGTCGGCTATTATTAACCGTCGCCATCCTTGCGATTGGTTATTTGGGTGGTCGCAATAATATCCTGCAAGATATCACCCAGAAAATCCCCGCCATTACACAATCCACCATACAACAGGCGCAAGTCAGTCCCGATTATCAGGCAATTGCTAACCGCGACTTTGAAAATGGCAGCGCCGCTTATCTTGCCATCAACAACGACAAAAGCCAGTTGACTAGTGCAGATTGGACCAGCGAAAAAATCGATTACGGCCAATTAGATCAACTCAATCGAACCACTTCGGCAACAGCCTATCTGTCTTCCCGCAACCTAGGGAAATCTGAAGGGCGCTCACGCCAAGTTTGGAATCCGACTGGTTGGCATAATCAACCACTGGTCGTCAACGGTCGCCGCATCACACCTCAAAACCGTGGCCACCTGATTGCTTACACCATTAGTTTTAATTTTGATCAAAATGGTCACTTTCAATCGGGGCAGCCAGGTAGTTTAGATAATCCGTTAAACCTGGCGACTCAAACCGAATATAGTAATCAAAAGACAATGCAGATTTTCGAAGAAAAGGTCCGTAACGCACTGGCCGCTAATAAAAAAGTAATCTATAAAGTGACAACCGTCTTTCGTGGTAATGAATTAATGCCCCGCGGTTACTGGGTCCAAGCCATCTCGACAGATGGCACCCTTAATTTCAACGATTATGTCTGGAACATCGAACCCGGCGTCGCCTTTGACTACGCAACCGGTCGTTCTCACTTAGATGCCAACATTCAAGTAAAAGATAATCATCCGATTGTAAAAGGGACAGAAAATACCGTCAATAATATCAAAAATCGATTCTAAAAAAGAAGCAGCCACGGTTAGGTTTTCTAACGGGGACTGCTTCTTTTTATAAATTGAAATAATACTAATTTATATACGAGTTATGTTTATATTCAAATATTAACCGCATACTTTTTTTGAATCCGTTATTTCTCCATTGCCTTGCGCAATGCTGCTGCTAGTGGACTTTCAGCTGGCTCTTCTTCTTGGTTTACTTTTTGAATTAGGCGGCGTTCTTCATGTTTTGAAATTTTCTTCTTACAATCTTTTTTATCGAGCATTTTTTCTGTCGTTCCATCATTCAAGCAACGGAAATAAGCACCGGCTTGTCCTTCAATGATGACCATTTTCTTATGACATTGTGGGCACCGATGGTTGGAAACTTTGGGATCTTTACGACGCCGATAATGACAGTTTGTGCAGACGTAAACCTTGCCGTCACGCGTATTACGCTCCTTCAACGGATGGTCACATTCTGGACATTTCTTGTTGGTAATCGCGAAATCGTGATATTCAGTTTCACTCTTTTTAATCTCAGAAACCAAGGTCTTAGTGGCCGCTTCGATTTCAGTGATGAACGCTTTTTGATTTTCTTGACCACGCGCAATCGCCTCTAATGAATTCTCCCATTTACCGGTCAATTCTGGTGAGACCAATGTTTTATTAACCAATTTCAACAGTTGTTGCCCCTTAGGTGTCACTGCTAAGGAATGGCCACGGCGTTCTAAGAGTTCACTACGCACCAATTTTTCGATAATTTCGGCCCGCGTTGCTGGTGTGCCCAAGCCATAGTGTTCCATCTTACCTAATAAGGTCCCTTCAGTTAAGGGTTTCGGCGCTGATGTTAATTGTTCCTTAATTGAAAAGTCAGCAGGCACCACTGCGCCTTCTTGCCAATCAACACTTGTAGTTGGTGTTTCTTTTGAATCCGCGTGCCAACCTTGTTGAACGACTTTAGTTTGTTTGAAGGTAAAGGTGTGATCACCAAACTGAACAGTCGCTTTTGTAACGGCTGTGACATATTGATCCGCAAACAAGCCCATAAAGCGTTCGACAATTAAACGGTACATCCGCAATTCATCGGTAGATAATTTTTCAGCTCTGACTGGTTCTTCGGTTGGAATTAAGGCGTAGTGATCAGTGACCTTTCGATCGTTGAAAACAGCCGGTTGTTTCACTTTAGCGCCCTGCCCTAAGTATTGTTTGGCGCGCGGATCAAACTTCACTAAGGCCGATAAACGTTCCTTCAATGTGCCTTCAATATCTGTTGAAAGATATTTAGAATCCGTCCGCGGATAACTAACAACTTTATGAATTTCATATAATGATTGAATCAATGACAACGTCTTTTTAGCCGACAAGCCGTACATCGCATTGGCAACTTGTTGTAATTCCGTCAAATCATAAGGCAGTGGTGCAGCTTGTGATTTTTGGCTCGTCTTGACACTAACCACTTTACCTTGTGCCTGCTTCAATTTAGCGACTAGCGTTTCGGCTTGCGCACGGTCTTTTAAGCCCTGTGGTTTAGCCATTTGGAGCGTGGCTTGTTCTTGGCCAACTTTCAATTGAATTGTGTAATATTTTTCAGGTTTAAAACGACTGATTTGTTGCGCTGTTTCGTTCACAAAAGCCAATGTTGGTGTTTGAACCCGACCCGCTGACAAATTATCTTCATATTTCGTCGTTAAGGCCCGCGTGACGTTCAAGCCGATCAACCAATCCGCATGGCCCCGCGCAAGCGCTGAAGCGTACAAATTATCAAACTGCTTAGCTGGTTTCAGATTGGCAAAGCCTTCTTTAATCGCCTTAGTCGTTTGTGATGAAATCCAGAGTCGTTCGACTGGCTTATCAAATTTAATCCATTCCAAAATATAACGGGCAACAGCTTCCCCTTCACGACCAGAATCAGTCGCAATGACTGCCCCTGAAATATCCTGACGATGTGCCAAATGGCTGATAGCCTTTAATTGCCCGCCCGTTTTAGGAAGTGGTTTAAGCCCAATGTGCTTAGGAATGATTGGTAAATCTTCCAAACGCCATTGTTGCCACTCTTTTTTAATATCTTCCGGTAATTGTAATGATAAAAGATGACCAAACGCCCATGTAATTACGTATTGATCGCCTTCAAAATAGGTTTTAGTTTTCTGATTAGTACCTAGAACCTTGGCGAGCTCTTTAGCAACGCTCGGTTTTTCGGTAATGACTAGTTTTTTACTCATTTAAATTCCTCTTAATTAATTGCTCAGATTAGTTACTGACTAATAGTATAACGCATATTGAAAGGGGAATGAACTATAAGCTAATGAGAACAGATTAAAGTTTTACTTTGTATTGACATATCAAAAAAGAGCAAGCCCCTCATCTTTTCCAGATGTTTGGCTTGCTCTTTTTAGTTTTATTCATCGTCTTCAGTCTGGTTACTGAGTTGTTGTTTCACATCATAGGTATTACAAATAGCCGTTTTAATCACTTGTGACATTTGATAATCTGCCTGACCAAGATTTAAATAAAGCTCTAAAATCATTGGTAAGTTCAAACTGGCTAAAATTGTGATGCGCTCATCTGTTAAATAGCGTTCTAGTACGACATTACATGGCATCCCGCCTGGTAAATCAACAACGATTATCACTTCTTGTGCATCTG from Latilactobacillus sakei subsp. sakei DSM 20017 = JCM 1157 harbors:
- a CDS encoding MFS transporter — protein: MALSYADNPQVQKNRWRILTAVGLFTFMATLDGSIVNIALPVMSRDLKIPMNQSEWIVSIYLIMICALLLLFGKVGDAFGKVKVFKIGTLLFVLGSLLCGFNGGLPLLLGARVVQALGASMTMSNNNGIITEVFPLKERGRALGLTGSFVALGSIAGPGIGGLILAHFSWGYIFWINVPIGILTIIFGHFILPKDIIKTHEKIDYAGFVSFAALIVSLFLGIFIGQQIGFTSPIILTAFVVALISAGIFVWIEQHVEQPLLSFRLFKNVDFSLSLLCAFLIFIVNFFFNVISPFYLENALGLAPNLAGYSLMIFPIVQVVVAPIAGSISDKIGPELLTFVGLILISISQVGYMLMNLQTPIWLFMFFVGLVGLGNGIFQAPNNTIVMSSVGVQDLGVAGGINALARNLGMVFGISLSTTVLYAAMSRNYGQKVTGYIPGHADVFIAGMHDAFMVALVICLIATALTGWRMLKHRH
- the tyrS gene encoding tyrosine--tRNA ligase → MQKNIIDELTWRDAINQQTDADGLRELTEKKSISLYCGVDPTGDSMHIGHLIPFMMMKRFQLAGHHPYIVIGGGTGSIGDPSGRKSERQLQTMEMVQHNVEALSGQMKRLFGEDANVSMVNNYDWLSKISLLDFLRDYGKLFNINTMLAKDVVASRLDVGISFTEFTYQILQSVDFMHLYKAHDVQLQIGGADQWGNITSGIDMIHKIEGSETEVYGLTIPLMLKADGTKFGKTAGGAIWLDPEKTTPYEFYQFWLNQDDRDVVKYLKYFTFLDEAEINELAKTVETAPEKREAQRRLAEEVTRFVHGQAELEGAQKITEVLFSGDIKALDVKEAEQAFQKAPTVEITAEKKNIVDFLVDAGIESSKRQAREDVQNGAITINGDRLRETTLEIDPSENFEGKFVIVRRGKKKYFLARVK
- a CDS encoding cold-shock protein, translating into MEKGTVKWFNNEKGFGFISVEGQDDIFVHFSAIQDEGFKSLEEGQAVEFDIVEGTRGAQAANVKKL
- a CDS encoding aldose epimerase family protein yields the protein MKYWRQEFGTINGQTVWQHWLENSQGYQLAVIDYGATITNLVMPDKAGQFKNVVIGYDNLADYLKQEAYFGATVGRVAGRIGKGAFTLDGHDYQLPLNNGENTNHGGPNSFESQVWQASVEEQADAISVTFKLTSPDGANGFPGNLSVATTYTLNEKNEWLVDYQATSDQTTLFNPTCHVYLNLTGDFDQLVDGHQLQIDSDRFGEIQPDGLPTGQLLPVDQTVFDLRQPRAIADAFASQETQNKLVNGYDHPFLLNKNADRNDAVLTEPTSGRSLTINTEGNAIVIYTANGFGSEPNLTDKAIQPHEAVAIEAQMMPDAIHHADFGNVILKANEQYHRQTCYKLN
- the galT gene encoding UDP-glucose--hexose-1-phosphate uridylyltransferase, with the protein product MQARELIQKFITKVSTFPETTYTAEDEQYLFNVVLDLVGEGDETPVVAQETTTLIDLKEALVQLAVDHQRIQDLAAERDILGAKLMDLVTPLPSAVNKRFWTLYEKDPEKALAYFYELSQANDYIKVAAIAKNIAYDVPTKYGDLEITINLSKPEKDPKQIALAKTMKQTGYPKCQLCLENEGYAGRLDFPARRNHRIVRFDLEQQTWGFQYSPYAYFNEHSIFLDGKHEPMVIDQTTFKNLLQIVKQFPGYFAGSNADLPIVGGSILTHEHYQGGRHDFPMAKAPISTPLQFAGYDDIQAGIVEWPMSVIRLTGSDAKRIETLAADILTKWQHYSDPEVQVLAQEADGTLHHTITPIARMRGDQYEIDLVLRDNQTSPEHPDGIYHPHADVQHIKKENIGLIEVMGLAILPPRLKSEMAEVEKYLCDQPNEMAAYHKTWADQIKADHLAITPANVTTLVQNEVGKVFMRVLEDAGVFKRDTKGQAAFIKFTERVNNA
- the galE gene encoding UDP-glucose 4-epimerase GalE; the protein is MSILVLGGAGYIGSHTVDQLIERGYDVAVVDNLVTGHKAAINANARFYKGDVRDKEFMRNVFQQEDVSGVIHFAAFSIVPESMQSPLKYFDNNTYGMTALLEVMNEFGVKRIVFSSTAATYGEPKAIPIKESDPQVPTNPYGESKLMMETMMKWADKAYGIKFVALRYFNVVGAKSDGSIGEDHHPETHLLPIVLQVAAGKRDQLSIFGDDYDTPDGTNVRDYVHVLDLADAHILAFEYLKDGHDSNAFNLGSSTGFSNMEIVEAARKVTGKAIPVTMAPRRAGDPSTLIAASDKARETLGWAPKYDNMEAIIETAWNWHLNHPNGYADR
- a CDS encoding galactokinase; translation: MNMTELNTAFKAAYNKEPEASYFAPGRINLIGEHTDYNGGHVFPTAITLGTYAVVAKREDQTINLLSGNFEDAGVISFDLSDLSYQKAHNWANYPKGMIVYLQEQGYTIDHGLDIYLKGNIPNGAGLSSSASIELLMGVILEDQFNLDIDRVDLVKTGMMVENKFIGVNSGIMDQFAVGMSKANHAILLDTNTLDYDLVPIDLQDNVIIIMNTNKRRELADSKYNERRSECEKALAILQTKNDINSLGDLDNETFDLQTYMLQDENLLKRARHAVSENQRTMKAREALKNNDLERFGKLVNASHVSLQFDYEVTGIELDTLVQSAWQQPGVLGARMTGAGFGGCAIAIVAKDQVENFEENVAKAYTDKIGYAPSFYVAEIADGAKKLG